GCattcttgagaagtttttaggatttttcgatTTAACTCATGTTGGTGAGTCTGGAACTTTGCTCTACATCTAAATGTACTGATTAGCTTACCTTGAGCCGTTCTTAAGTAGACCAATACTGCGTTAAGAATGCTCAAACACTTGAGTCGATCGTAAGAAAACATTTGGTATGTGAAAAGAAGACGTTGGAGTTAGTTTTACGTGAGTTGGGTGCTTAAGAATAGAATCTTCCTTTTCAATCTGCCTCTTCGACTTGTTTGTGTCACGCTCCGATCCCCGGGCCAGCAACAACCCGACCAAAACGCGTcaggtcataaaaggacgacgtcccaggcacgtcatcaacccattattttatcttattattaagcgcatacGGAACGTGTAACTCccaaataattataaaataaacagggatagaaaagcaagaaatcaTTCCggacaattctttttatttatttattgttaaccctaggaaaaacgtgtatatacaagccctacctcggggccacttcctacaaccctcaaAAATACCGAATCAAGATTATGGGCtaacactactccgtgctactcaaaaagaatatGTGAACACTTCCGGCTTCCAGCTAAGAACCCGAAAAatagttaacaacaacggggtgagatataaaatctcggtgagtcaatgcctaagtccgagtaAGACATTGACTCACTCAAGGCATCCTAAGCATGTAATACAATAACGACGGTAGACTAAAAGCGTGCGATCCTTGCAACGCTTTATCAATCACGGAGTCAAATCCAAAATCAACAGTCCACCATCAAGCACATGCAGATTTACCCCaccttggtccacacatgaaataattcatatataacatgcaatcaaatgcATACAACCACGTCACATAACTAGAACactcatcataaattgcatgcacaatgcaccatatgtgttccagttattaacgACAGTTCTCGGTCTTAGCAAAATCATGCTCTTCTGGCATGACCAGgcaccgttccattccttcggcaatgGCAATTgacaaaccatgtggttccaagtaccctcggcatggattAACACTCGGGCATTCCTGTAGGGAgtgtcggtccgtcacaagttgcGACCGACATttaataagtcgtgtggttccaagtacccttgGCATGAACTTACCAagctcgaaccctcgtacccgggggtcgCCTTCGTCCTCACGTACCCGAAAAGAcggtatccattatgtgaccacacacGCACGACAGGTAATCAGCCAATTTGTAtatttgcatttaacccaatgcacacaCACAAATAgttgtgctcaaaacttggctcaagaccattttcatgcttaaaatgtcTGTCCACATAtgatcacataaatacacatattgtccaccggactttgcacacacacacacacacacacacacacacacacacacacacacacacacacacacacacacacacacacatatatatataggatgACCAGTCATAACAATCAAGGCATTAAACATTCACCAGGCAGtcaccaaataataataatccaataAACAAGTAATTACTAATTAACGTAATTAATTATCCCGATTATGACTAATTAATATAATTGTCGCAgtcctaattaattgatttaattatgaTTAAACTAGTAATTAATAAATCTcgaacataaataattaaatctatcttaattatTTAACCCGGctttagttaattaatccatCTTAGTCAATTAATCCATGCTTCGATTAATTGTCACCTTAATAATAAACCGACCCGACTTTAGACAAATAatgcaattataatttaaataaatatatctagCACCCGCAAATTATTTTAATTGCAGTCCACATCAATTATTCTAATGCTCGAACGCAGTTAACGCCTtaatcagagtttaggggtcAGACTCACTACTCCGGTAttcgatgtagagtcgggcgcGAGGCGACGAAAACAGCGACGCGAGTCGGGATTGGGGCTCGGGTTCTTGTTTGGATCGGGTCACTATTCGGGTCGAGTCAAAGTCGGGTTTCGGGTCGCAGGTTTCCGGGTTCACGGCGGGGGCTCGAGTGGTTCGTCGGACTGCGGCCGAGATGATCGGATAGGCGCTGTGGCCGGACCGCGAGGTTCGGTCGGGGGTTCGTTGGCCGGCGGTGCTTGGGTGGAGGGCGGCTGGTCGGCGGCGATTGAGGCTCGAACGGCCACGAGTCTCCGGTGTTGGGGTCATGGATGAGCTCGGGTGGTCGTCGGGTCAGGGGGTGCCGGGTGGCCGACGACGGCCGGGCCGAGCTCGGTTCACGGCGGCGTCGGGGTTCGCGAGTCCGGCTTTGGGTCGGGTTAAGGGGCCGGGTTTGGTTCGGGGGTTCGGGTGGCCGATCGGGCGACGACCGGGATGGCGAGACACGGCGTTGGGGCTGGCCGGGCGTCGCACGGTGGAGGAGTTGGTCGCTCGGttgcagaaaaagaagaggaatacagaggttgaagacgaagaagaagaaggaagcaaGAGAGGGGGTGGGGTCCGGTTGTGCGAAGaatgagggaaaagagagagagagatggaaaaagtcaaaaaggtgAAACTTGGGGAGCAAGAGGGGGGCTGCAACGGGGTGGGTGAGGTGAGAGAACatagggtagagagagagaggtacggCTGATGGgatgaaaagaaacaaaaaaaaaagggtaggggccacaatttcaaatctcacTTAATGTTTTTTGTCCTATATGAATAAAATCTAAGGACATATTGGCAATTTGGCAAAATGGATaccggtagtcatttggctcaatcgaccgagggcaaaattagaattttggcatttagggttCAGACAAGTTTGAATTTACCCATGAAGGGTCTCAACACTACGAGTCAACGTTTgacaattcaaacttgacttccTCTAACAAATGTCCCGGAAtaaccaatcatcgtctcttaaatcctcaaaattcaaattttattttccatgttggaattcataatttttcttacggaCACCAAATTTTCGGGACGTCACAGGTTGCCATTGAAGTAGTTTATTTTGACAGCCCATAAAGGACAATAAAAATTGTTGTGCATATGATTCTTTCCTAACAGCCGGTCAATTTAAGAGCACTTCCTCGATCGGGGTTTTTGCGAAAAAGTGAAGTAATATTGTCACAAATGAAATGGAAGATTGCATTTGCCGCATCCACATTCCGTATTCATTATCCGTGTTGTGTCCAGATTGAAATCATCAAGATTAGCAATGCCTATGAATTGCTGAGTACTTTTTGTTTTCGTCTCTCAAGCTTCTCGGATGTTAATGCGTGCCGTCCAAAATTGGTCCGGAGCGACGCCTTCCTCCAATTTCTAGTTTTTTTGTAggctctttccttttctatttcaagACATGGACGCCTGTTTTAGATGAGGAAAATTTGCTATAAAATGAATTTGGAAACGTCAAATGAATTGTTTGGACTAAAATTGGTCGAAAGAAAGCAGCTACTAGTCTTGGCCAGGGCTTTCATACTCTATATCTAGTCACTGGAACAACTTTGAGATTTCAAGGCCCCGCAAGGACACATGAAGTGCATCTCAGTATATATAATTCCATTACATGGTTTGTGGAGTAGATCTCCTTTCTCGGACACCTTATTGGTTTAGATGAAGACGATGTTGTTTGATATAATCTATTAAGTGcctagtgtgtgtgtgtgtgtgtgtgtgaatcttgttctttgcttttgcatgtTGTGATCTGTTCTTTTTACTTCTTTGCCATTGTTCTCTTGTTTCAATTTGTTGGTGACTTTGAAGTTCTCCTAATTGCTCTAACTTTCTGCAGGTGGCACCTTCGCCTTATACTCATTGATTTGTAGACACACCAAAGTCGGTCTTCTCCCAAACTAGCTTCCATTTGATGTCCGAATATCATCCTTTAGACAAAAAATGCCATCCCCGGAACTTGAGAGATCCTTAAGGCTAAAGGAAAGGCTAGAaaattcactcacgttgaaaaAACTGCTTCTTATTTTAGTGCTTGCTGGTACTTCGGTGGTTACTGCCGATGGGGTTGTTACGCCGACAATGTCGGGTTCTCACTTGATCCTCGGACATTCCATTGGGATGTCTTTAAGGTAGTGTAgtttttgatgttcaatataCATGTGGGTTATTTACTTGGAATTGTAGGTCTACATCATCATTGTAGGTCATGTCCTCatagttttcttgttttttcccgaTGCAGTAGTCTCTGCTATTGGTGGATTAAAAGTTGGGATGACCGCAATTGGGGCAGGTAATATAATGTTTAGTGATTAGTATTTCTTACTTCTCTACTCCTCttaaaacaaattttcttttggtgaaaagaagacatttcatctttttctttgttttgtttttatgttaGTTTGTTTGAGAGAAGCATTTTAAGAATCATCTCAGTAGTTGTTcgttaaaatgtaaaaaattataactccCTACCTCGGACAATGTATTGGTAGAATGTAGCTTAGGGGTAGgccttcatttcttttgataTAGATAAACGACAATTGTAAAGGGAAGTTTAGCATGATAATGAataatatagtttttttttccctttctaagcATTACAGCATTTTCCCGAGATTAGATTAGGATACCTATAGCAGTGATGTTTTTAATGAGAAGTGATGCTTTTCTCGGATAGCTTATTGGTTTGGAATTTGTCTCTTgtgcttttctctctcattccaGCAGCTTTCATAAATTGACTTCTAATGATAAGTGACGTTTTTCTTAGTTTGAAGATAAACTACCTTCGGACACTTAGATCTTCAGAAGAGGCATTGAGAACCTCCCTTTCAAATGGATAGGGAGGGAGCACTAACTACCATACTTAGTACTAGCAGTCAAATTATCCCTCAAATGGAGACTCCTTCTCAAATGGATGATGGCGGCACAAGGTAAGTAATGTCTTCATGAAAGTATCttagtttttcttctgttttattgtttgttgttcaagtttatcGTCTAATAACGTCACTTTATCCACTATATTTTTGTGTGATTTTATCAGCAGTAATGACTGGACTCCACAAATGGGTATGGAATTTAATGATGTAGATGAGGCATGGGAGTTTTGGAAGATATATGcattaaaaattggttttggtgTACGTAGAAGAGTTACTAACAAAGGGAAGGATGGTTCCATAACTTCTACACGCTTTTGTTGTGCAAAAGAGGGACATCAACAAAAAGATAAATGGTTGGAATTAGTAAAAAAGTCTAGGCCCGAAACGAGGATGGACTGTCATGCCCGAATGGGAATAAAATTAGTTCGAAAGAGCGGTAAATATTTTGTGTATGATTTTGAGTCGATGCATTCCCATCCACTCCACTTTGCAGAGTGTACTCACTTGATATGGTCACATAGGCAAATAAGCGATGTCCAAGCTCAGCAAATTGTGTTGGGCGACAATGCATGCCTCACACAGAGACAACAGCATGACTTGTCTAGTGTACGATCTGGGGGAAGAGAAAATGTTGGTTACACGAGGGTTGATGTGAAAAACTATCTTCGCACTAAACGAGGGAGATACATGGAGTTTGGAGACACGTGATGTTTATTGAAGTACTTTGAAAAACGACGGATCTTAGACACATCTTTCTTTTATGCTGTCCAACTTGATAGTAATGAGCaaataacaaacatattttgggCATATTCTAGAATGGTTATTGATTATACCTTTTTTAGTGATGTTGTGACCTTTGACACAACATTTTCCACCAACAAAGAGGACAGGCCACTCGGTGTATTTATTAGATTCAATCACCATAGAGAGCTTGTGATTTTTGAGACTGCACTTTTATATGATGAAACCGCAGATTCATTCAAATGGCTTTTCGAAACATTCTTGGGGGCACACAAATATAGGAGGCCCGCAACAATTTTTACTGATCAAGATGCAGCAATGTCGAAGGCATTAAAAGAGGTGATTCCCGAGACAAGACATGGATTGTGTACATGGCACCTAATGCAAAATGCTATGAAAAATGTTGGTCATTTAATGAGGAAtggatctaattttttgactgatTTAAAGAAGCTTGTGTATGAATAtgtagaagtgaaaaaatttgaCGAGGTTTGGGATTCATTACTTTCAACAAATGAAGCTACTGATAATTTTTGACTCCAAAATCTGTATAGGTTGAAAGAGAAGTGGGCTAGATGTTATATGAAAGCTACGGTGACATTGGGGATACGTAGTACACAATTGAGTGAGAGTTTGAATGGAGATTTGAAGGATTATCTTGCATGTAATATAAatctaaatggatttttcaagagatttgataaggttgtGAATGATAAGCGGTACAAAGAGTTACACGCTAAGTTTAATGCTAGAGAGAAATTGCCAACGATTTTGTGTCGGACATCACCTATGTTGCGTAAAGCAAGCAAGGTCTATACACTTtcaatgtttgaaaattttcagacagAATGGATGAAAACTTTATCCCTAGTTATCAAGGAACGCAATGAGATGGGAATCTTGCGGGAATATGTTGTTGGTTCATTTGGTACAAATGATTCAAAGTATAAGGTCGCAGGCGGCCCAAGCAATGAAATAGTAAATTGtgcttgtaatcattttgagacCATTGGGATATTATGTTGCCATGCGTTGAAGGTGCTTGATAACTTGGACATAAAGTTAATTCCTAGTGcttacattttgaagagatggataTGTGAAGCAAGAGATGGAATACTCGAGAAGCATGGTTTAGATACTCGTGTATAAACTTTCGTTATATTCTTTTTTACTCAATTTAGTATTCTAATTTATTGGTAACTTCTAATAAATTCTATACATTCGTTTAGGGAAATGGTGACATGGATGTTCTTGATAGATATAGAGAGGTGTGTCCCGAGTTTGTGAAGATAGCAGTCAA
This genomic interval from Rhodamnia argentea isolate NSW1041297 chromosome 4, ASM2092103v1, whole genome shotgun sequence contains the following:
- the LOC115740567 gene encoding protein FAR1-RELATED SEQUENCE 5-like isoform X1, encoding MDREGALTTILSTSSQIIPQMETPSQMDDGGTSSNDWTPQMGMEFNDVDEAWEFWKIYALKIGFGVRRRVTNKGKDGSITSTRFCCAKEGHQQKDKWLELVKKSRPETRMDCHARMGIKLVRKSGKYFVYDFESMHSHPLHFAECTHLIWSHRQISDVQAQQIVLGDNACLTQRQQHDLSSVRSGGRENVGYTRVDVKNYLRTKRGRYMEFGDT
- the LOC115740567 gene encoding protein FAR1-RELATED SEQUENCE 5-like isoform X2, translating into MDREGALTTILSTSSQIIPQMETPSQMDDGGTSNDWTPQMGMEFNDVDEAWEFWKIYALKIGFGVRRRVTNKGKDGSITSTRFCCAKEGHQQKDKWLELVKKSRPETRMDCHARMGIKLVRKSGKYFVYDFESMHSHPLHFAECTHLIWSHRQISDVQAQQIVLGDNACLTQRQQHDLSSVRSGGRENVGYTRVDVKNYLRTKRGRYMEFGDT